The following coding sequences lie in one Oncorhynchus nerka isolate Pitt River linkage group LG14, Oner_Uvic_2.0, whole genome shotgun sequence genomic window:
- the LOC115140970 gene encoding nucleoside diphosphate-linked moiety X motif 17-like isoform X2 yields the protein MEKVTKILVHLSKNNVAPQCARFVQSITGHFTETLDDEVEVKCSLENNRFILCDCEKGRGIPLKRANFCPFKYLSVAEAAAIPLDVQSRGVDVGVAILLQSANQKVLLTRRAASLRIFPNVWVPPGGHVELDERLLDAGLRELREETGLKLDPGDVSAQLLGLWESVFPPMLSRGMPQRHHVVTYMLLNTSLTHQQLQASLHPKPAEVSGCLWVDASLVKAIVSAVDGEEGSVTPLEGLAPTISVSEVSPEGGLSESILPLSVLCNRAPNSGEDVERVSTGTKYALELWLKNLEGQGTRC from the exons ATGGAAAAAGTCACGAAAATACTGGTTCATCTGTCGAAGAATAATGTCGCACCGCAATGTGCCCGTTTTGTACAG AGCATAACAGGTCATTTTACAGAGACTCTTGATGATGAGGTGGAGGTGAAGTGTTCTTTGGAGAACAATCGCTTTATACTGTGTGACTGCGAGAAGGGGAGAGGAATTCCTCTAAAG AGGGCAAACTTTTGCCCCTTCAAGTATCTGTCTGTCGCAGAGGCAGCTGCAATCCCATTGGATGTTCAGAGCCGCGGAGTGGACGTGGGGGTTGCTATTCTTCTGcagtcagccaatcagaaggTGTTGTTAACTCGACGGGCGGCCAGTCTCCGCATTTTCCCCAATGTGTGGGTTCCACCAG GTGGCCATGTGGAACTGGATGAGAGG CTCCTGGACGCAGGGCTGAGGGAGCTGAGGGAGGAGACAGGACTGAAGCTGGACCCTGGAGACGTCTCAGCTCAGCTGCTGGGGCTCTGGGAG TCAGTTTTCCCACCCATGCTGAGCAGAGGGATGCCGCAGAGGCACCATGTGGTCACTTACATGCTCCTAAACACCTCCCTCACACACCAGCAGCTCCAG GCCTCTCTGCACCCCAAGCCTGCTGAGGTCAGTGGTTGTCTGTGGGTGGACGCCTCGCTGGTCAAGGCCATCGTGTCCGCCGTGGACGGAGAGGAGGGTTCTGTGACACCGTTGGAGGGCCTGGCTCCAACCATAAG TGTATCGGAGGTCTCTCCGGAAGGTGGGCTCAGTGAGTCAATTTTGCCATTGTCTGTTTTGTGTAACCGGGCCCCGAATAgcggagaggatgtggagcgggTCAGCACTGGTACCAAATATGCCCTGGAGCTCTGGCTTAAGAACCTGGAGGGACAGGGGACCCGATGTTAA
- the LOC115140970 gene encoding nucleoside diphosphate-linked moiety X motif 17-like isoform X1 produces MPCPSLQYPLRGTAVELFQRKLQDSGLLINGMLGILIGFLVLEMLISVMVITYGLCTMGTDDPESITGHFTETLDDEVEVKCSLENNRFILCDCEKGRGIPLKRANFCPFKYLSVAEAAAIPLDVQSRGVDVGVAILLQSANQKVLLTRRAASLRIFPNVWVPPGGHVELDERLLDAGLRELREETGLKLDPGDVSAQLLGLWESVFPPMLSRGMPQRHHVVTYMLLNTSLTHQQLQASLHPKPAEVSGCLWVDASLVKAIVSAVDGEEGSVTPLEGLAPTISVSEVSPEGGLSESILPLSVLCNRAPNSGEDVERVSTGTKYALELWLKNLEGQGTRC; encoded by the exons ATGCCGTGCCCCTCCCTCCAATATCCTCTCCGAGGAACAGCTGTCGAGTTATTCCAGAGGAAACTCCAAGACTCTGGG CTCCTGATCAATGGCATGCTGGGCATTCTGATTGGTTTCTTGGTGCTGGAGATGCTGATCAGTGTGATGGTTATCACGTATGGGCTGTGCACCATGGGTACCGACGACCCAGAG AGCATAACAGGTCATTTTACAGAGACTCTTGATGATGAGGTGGAGGTGAAGTGTTCTTTGGAGAACAATCGCTTTATACTGTGTGACTGCGAGAAGGGGAGAGGAATTCCTCTAAAG AGGGCAAACTTTTGCCCCTTCAAGTATCTGTCTGTCGCAGAGGCAGCTGCAATCCCATTGGATGTTCAGAGCCGCGGAGTGGACGTGGGGGTTGCTATTCTTCTGcagtcagccaatcagaaggTGTTGTTAACTCGACGGGCGGCCAGTCTCCGCATTTTCCCCAATGTGTGGGTTCCACCAG GTGGCCATGTGGAACTGGATGAGAGG CTCCTGGACGCAGGGCTGAGGGAGCTGAGGGAGGAGACAGGACTGAAGCTGGACCCTGGAGACGTCTCAGCTCAGCTGCTGGGGCTCTGGGAG TCAGTTTTCCCACCCATGCTGAGCAGAGGGATGCCGCAGAGGCACCATGTGGTCACTTACATGCTCCTAAACACCTCCCTCACACACCAGCAGCTCCAG GCCTCTCTGCACCCCAAGCCTGCTGAGGTCAGTGGTTGTCTGTGGGTGGACGCCTCGCTGGTCAAGGCCATCGTGTCCGCCGTGGACGGAGAGGAGGGTTCTGTGACACCGTTGGAGGGCCTGGCTCCAACCATAAG TGTATCGGAGGTCTCTCCGGAAGGTGGGCTCAGTGAGTCAATTTTGCCATTGTCTGTTTTGTGTAACCGGGCCCCGAATAgcggagaggatgtggagcgggTCAGCACTGGTACCAAATATGCCCTGGAGCTCTGGCTTAAGAACCTGGAGGGACAGGGGACCCGATGTTAA